From a region of the Oryza sativa Japonica Group chromosome 6, ASM3414082v1 genome:
- the LOC4340847 gene encoding protein-tyrosine-phosphatase IBR5, which produces MRKRERENPCGICGHYHKYELGEVCGVCGHRPPASAGAQAAAGAAQAAAPRQDSAFPSEILKDFLFLGSYDNASRSELLKTIGISHILNTVPLCQNLYRNSFTYHCLQDEKTLQFDDAIQFLEQCERDKARVLVHCMSGKSRSAAFVIAFLMKTKGWRLSQCFQWVKERRPQVQLADAAQRQLIEYEQKLFNSTVGIPAQAFVPTDAFPSLGFGFPKPSGDIQVPIFNQQAPASIFERVSPHNIPSNFTFGAERTTEVKLPDNNSFGVVNSSGGDSMMDSS; this is translated from the exons ATGAGGAAGCGGGAGCGGGAGAACCCGTGCGGGATCTGCGGGCACTACCACAAGTACGAGCTCGGGGAGGTGTGCGGGGTGTGCGGCCACcgcccgccggcgtcggcgggggctcaggcggcggcgggggcggcgcaggcggcggcgccgaggcagGACTCGGCGTTCCCGTCGGAGATCCTCAAggacttcctcttcctcggcagCTACGACAACGCCTCCCGCTCCGAGCTGCTCAAGACCATCGGCATCTCCCACATCCTCAAT ACTGTACCCTTATGCCAAAACCTTTACCGAAATTCGTTCACGTACCACTGCCTTCAAGACGAGAAGACTTTGCAGTTTGATGATGCAATCCAATTTTTAG AACAGTGCGAAAGAGATAAAGCACGTGTTCTAGTCCATTGCATGTCAGGGAAAAGTAG ATCAGCAGCATTTGTGATAGCCTTCTTGATGAAGACCAAAGGCTGGAGACTTTCCCAGTGTTTCCAATGGGTGAAAGAAAGAAGACCACAAGTGCAATTGGCTGATG CGGCGCAGCGGCAACTGATCGAATATGAACAGAAGCTTTTCAATTCCACTGTTGGCATTCCAGCTCAGGCTTTTGTTCCAACAGATGCGTTCCCTTCACTTGGATTTGGTTTCCCAAAACCGTCAGGAGACATCCAGGTGCCTATCTTTAACCAGCAGGCTCCAGCATCCATCTTTGAGCGTGTAAGCCCACACAACATCCCTAGCAATTTCACATTTGGGGCTGAAAGAACTACTGAAGTGAAGCTCCCAGATAACAATAGCTTTGGTGTTGTCAACTCATCTGGGGGCGATAGCATGATGGACAGCTCCTAG